One stretch of Argiope bruennichi chromosome 3, qqArgBrue1.1, whole genome shotgun sequence DNA includes these proteins:
- the LOC129962496 gene encoding heme-binding protein 2-like, producing MWKVVTVIVFALTLVEGCVYKNDECAPYTVVETHADYEVRSYPALTWATTTETNRLTRVGKYKAFMRLFRYISGKNDREQKINMTVPVRMKATPSGEEIVHEMSFMIPKIFADNPPVPTDKEITINKEGPRMYAVRTFSGYAWRQTTWNEEAEKLKNSVLEDDTIDKTEYYEVGYDAPFDLFDRRNEIWMKKTAGQERNEIA from the exons attgtttTTGCCCTCACTCTTGTTGAAGGTTGTGtctataaaaatgatgaatgtgCTCCGTATACCGTAGTAGAAACTCACGCG GATTATGAGGTCCGATCTTATCCTGCTCTTACATGGGCGACCACAACAGAAACAAACCGTCTAACTAGGGTAGGAAAATACAAGGCATTTATGAGGCTTTTTAGATATATCAGTGGAAAGAACGATAGAG AACAAAAAATCAATATGACCGTTCCAGTCCGAATGAAAGCAACTCCCAGTGGAGAAGAAATAGTTCACGAGATGAGTTTTATGATTCCAAAAATTTTTGCTGATAATCCACCTGTTCCAACGGACAAAGAAATTACTATCAATAAAGAGGGTCCTCGAATGTACGCTGTCAg AACCTTTTCTGGCTATGCTTGGAGGCAGACAACATGGAATGAAGaagcagaaaaattaaagaacagtGTGCTGGAAGACGACACCATAGACAAGACCGAATATTACGAAGTCGGTTATGATGCTCCTTTTGATCTGTTTGACAGACGCAACGAGATCTGGATGAAGAAAACTGCTGGTCAAGAGCGTAATGAAATTGCTTAA